The sequence ACACAGCGCTGTCTCGTGGGCTCGGAGATGTGTATAAGAGACAGGGCACGAACTCTCGACGTGAGGCGCCTGTCCGGCCCCTCCGCCTCAGGAATGTGACTTCTTCGCCATCGCGTTTCCTATGAGCATCAGGACGATGCCGGCCACGAGTATGGCGCCGGCGCCGACATAGTTGTCGGGCAGGGCGATGCCTGCGTACTCCCACGAACCGGGGGTGAAGGCGCCGTACATGCTCACGGCACCGGCCACGATCCCGGCCCAGCCGAGCCACTTCAGAATCTGAGCGATGGTATCCACTGTCGACCCCTCCTTCTGGATGAACCCCGGCGGACTATACAGCAGGGTATGCCGGTGTGCAAAGCCGGAGGGACGACGTCGAACAGGGGACTGGCCGGGTGCGGAGATGCGATACGGGGGCGGACGCCGTCCGCCCCCGCACCCGGCCGCGATGTCCTAGAACCTGTTGCCCAGGACCGGCAGCAGCTTGTTGCGGAGCATGCTGCAGGTTTCCTCGTTCGCGCAGACCGCGAGGATGGTGTCGTCGCCCGCGACCGTACCTATCACGTCCTGGAAGCCATACTGGTCGAAGGCGTTGGCGACCCCTGCCGCCGCGCCGGGGGTGGTCTTGATGAGCATGAGGTTGCCGCACATGTTGACGGTCTCGACGTTGTCGCGGAAGGCTATCTCCAGCCGCCTGCGGATGTCGGCCGTGTTGCTCTCGGAGATGACCTGGTAGCGGTGCACGCCCGGGCGGACCGAGACCCTTGCCGCGCCGAGCTCGAGCAGGTCGCGGGAGACGGTGGCCTGTGTGACCTTGAATCCCTTCTCCTTGAGATGGTTGGTGATCTCGATCTGGTCTCCGACCTCGGTATCGTTCAGGAGCTTCCTGAGTGCATCGAGCCTGTCGGCCTTGGACCTTCTCATGATTCCTCCTCGAATGGGTTGACGGGAATTTCACAAGCAAACAGGGCATTATCCACGGTGGAACCTTGCATGCAGAGACGGGTCAGGCGCTGGAAACGGGAATCGTTATCCGTTTCACGATTCGGAAGGCGCGTCATGTCCGGCAATGGTGCCGACTCGCCTGCAGCGCGTTCCGCGTCAGGACCTTGCAGGTCATCGAGGATCAGGCCATTCCTGTCATCCAATAACGAAAGATGGCTGCCGATCTCTCTCGCCTCCACCATTCCACCGGGCCTTCCGGGTCGGGAACGGTTCTTCACTCCATTTTATGCCTCCTAAAATACAGCAACGGACACCGGGAGTCCATAGGTTATTCCAGTACCTGCAAAAATTGTTGAGCGTGTGGAAAAATTTGAGCGTTCGCGCAGAACGGCTTGTACGTCATGGGAGCCCGGCGGCGGGCTACAGGCTCAGACTCCTGGCGATGTAGAATCCCAGTCTCGGCGAGTCATATCCGGTTCCGGCCGAGAGCAGCCTCGGGCCGGTTGCCGTGCCGTTTCCAGCGAACAGGCCGAAACGGTGGCCCGCGGTGTCCATCCTGAGGCCCAGGCACCAGACATCGATGGAATCCGCCTCGAATCCACCGGAACCGTCCTGTGCCGGCCAGTACTCGCCCTGGAGACCGACAGAGGCGGTCAGGGCGGCGTCGGCCCCGAAGCCGAGGATGGTCCGCTCCTCCCTGGCGTCGTAACCGCCGCAGACCAGGACGGTGGCGAGCCCGCCGAGCCTCGGCGACTCGGCGGATGCCAGGCCGAGGAAGCCGTCCTCCCTTTCGCCCCCGTCGGTTTCGACCCAGTACCAGTGCCCCGAGACATGCACGGAGGCCGACATCCCCCCGGTCCGGGCGTTGTAGCCGGCTCCGAGCATGTACTCGCCATGCGAGGATTCATGCGACATGTCGAGCTCCACGCCCCCGGCCATGAAACTCCTGGAGCCGATCGAGGTGTTCGCCCCCCGGTCGGTCCCCATGAAATCGTCCAGAGGATCGTCGAAGGCCTCCCCGAGGAACCTGTGCCGGACCTGGATCTCGGATATGCCGGGGTCGAGGAAGCACGGACCGAAGACTCCGGGCATCCCGGAACCGTATCCCGTGGTCGCCGCCGCAGCCAGAAACAGAATCAAGCCTCCCATGACGCCCCCCG is a genomic window of Candidatus Fermentibacter sp. containing:
- the argR gene encoding arginine repressor, with product MRRSKADRLDALRKLLNDTEVGDQIEITNHLKEKGFKVTQATVSRDLLELGAARVSVRPGVHRYQVISESNTADIRRRLEIAFRDNVETVNMCGNLMLIKTTPGAAAGVANAFDQYGFQDVIGTVAGDDTILAVCANEETCSMLRNKLLPVLGNRF